DNA from Bos indicus isolate NIAB-ARS_2022 breed Sahiwal x Tharparkar chromosome 15, NIAB-ARS_B.indTharparkar_mat_pri_1.0, whole genome shotgun sequence:
CAACAGGGAAAGACTAAACAGGATCCAGTTGGAAAATAAAAAGCCTTTGGAACACAGCATCACACAAAGGAAGGAATAGATAGAAACAGGATATTCAGGAGAAGCCCTCCTGGCATAGATTTAGCGATAAAAGTGGCAGACTGCCTCCAGCAGCAgggtgagcagcagcagcatcttctcgGATACGCTCCTCCCGCCACTTTTGTTACACAGGTTCTTCTGGCAGCAGTCATAGTGGAGCTCCTTCTCCCCTAAGGCTTTTGCAATGAACTCAAAACTGCATTCTTCGTACTTCCAACACTGGTGGTAAAATTTTAGCGGCACTGTGGGGAAACACATGCATACAAGGGTAAGCAATCAAGCAGGTAAAGCTCTATACCTGTCTTTGAATTCTCATATCTGGCTAAAAAGATGCAGGATCCAGCTCTGAATGGAACTTCTCCATGAAACCAGAGTCTCAGCAGAGCCAGTACAGTGGTGTGTGCATAGCAGG
Protein-coding regions in this window:
- the CD59 gene encoding CD59 glycoprotein; translated protein: MASKGGYIVLGLLFLAVLCQLGHSLQCYSCINQVNCTSIVNCSHNQDACLFVKAVPLKFYHQCWKYEECSFEFIAKALGEKELHYDCCQKNLCNKSGGRSVSEKMLLLLTLLLEAVCHFYR